The Ziziphus jujuba cultivar Dongzao chromosome 3, ASM3175591v1 region CTGCAGGTAGGAATTATGTCTTCTTCAACATCTCTCGACCACAAGGACCATTCCAGCTGCACGGCTGTTATTGGATGAACAGCATGAGCTCTTCTTATTGTTGCAGCAGAGGCCTCAGATAAaccaatgtattttattttaccctCTTCAACTAGTTTCTTGAGCTCCCCCACCTtgttaaaatacaaatattaatatcatGGAATTCCCAACAACATCCTTTATATTTCTCAAaagatttgaaatttgataCATATTCAAGTTCCAAAACAATTAATAGCTAATCAGAAAAGTCGAATAGTAACAAAAGATAGTGATATTGCATTACTCCACTAATAGTAATGCAATTTTACTTCTTTCGAATATACACTTAATTTGTTAAGGCATTTTACATTTGTTATCCTCTAAAGCTAAAATAACATGATCCTAACATTGTGGATGGAATATGAAGATTTATCAACACATCTTTGCTAACCATCtcttcccctctctctctctctctctctctctctatgtgtgtgtttgtgtgggCGTGTGTTCAGCAAATAGCCCGCTTATCactaaactaaatatatattgactGGAGCTAAACTGTCCTAAACATATAAGATAGACATAATTTTCTTCAGGAGCAGATCTCAGCCTTAGTTTAAAGTAAGATTCGAGTGGGTGATATGAAGAAAAACTGAAAAGGTATACCAGGCTAATTAATTACCCATCGATACATATTTCTCTTTGCCCACCGGTTATCCCAGTTCATGCATGTAGAGAGAAAAAGATCAGGAGAGAGACCTATGAATTTGAACTCTTCAACCAGTTTTTTTCTTCAGATTATTCTCTCATTTGGTTGAACTAGGATGAACAGGCTGGTTATTTATGGTTAGGAGGAGAAGCAATATCATATGAATGGCAAAGCAAAGCAGTAAACTATGGCAATGGAAATAACGGGATAACTTGAAATAACAAAACTAAGCAAAAAATTCTGCCAACATACTACATAATTCCAAGGAGTAAGGCTATCAATATTTCCATGACACACAGGAAAGCCCTCAGAGAGACAAAGAATAAAGCAGATCAGGCTCATGGAGTTTGGTTTCACTGTATAATTTCAACAAACTGTTTTATCCAGCTGTAAGCTATTCTTCACAGGCTTTCTACTAGCAATCGGAATAAGCTGTAGCTTTTTCATATTCTGACGTATTCGAAATTCTTACATTTTGAATGTTATATACAAAAATTCTTTATGGAAAATACACTCTTTGCTTAAAGCAATTGCAAACCAGGTAGACCTTCGGTATGTTGGATGCCAAGTTTGGTTGAATGTGGACAATCCCTACGTGGACAATCTAACATATCCATTCTCCTTAAGAATGCAGATATagaatcaaaattttatgaatCACTACCAAGTTTGATACATATGTTCTAGTTTAGAAATTTGATAACCAATTTAGTTTTATcgaaaaaagataaaagcccATTTAGGACTTTgataaaaagaaacagaaaacaataaataatttgataaaatgaaaGATAAGAAAAGAGAGAACAGGAGCAGACACCGTGACTTCAATTGGGACTTTGGTGTCGATGCGATGCTGGTAATAGAGATCAACACTATCAACTCCAAGCCGCTTCAAACTGGCCTCACAAGCGGCTCTCACATACTGAGGATCACCACGAATCTCCCTCTTGCCGTCCTTAACGCTTATACCAAATTTAGTAGCAACCTCAACTTTGTCCCTCAGTCCATCTCTGAGCGCCTGCCCATTttcaattcaccaaaaaaaaatccaataccaacccaaattgagaaaaaataaataaaatgaaaaccgATACTGGAATGGGGTTTGTTTGGAagcagagggaaaaaaaatgaccTTCCCTAGAAGGATTTCGTTGGTGTAAGGACCGTAATAGTCGGAGGTGTCGAGGAGGGTGACGCCGGAGTTGATGGCATGGTGGATGAGAGATATCATATCGGAATCAGGCTTTGGAGGGCCATAGAAAGCTGACATGCCCATGCATCCAAGTCCCTGAGCCGATACCTCTAGACCTTGTGAACCAAGTTTGATTCTTCTCACTTGCGCCATTTCTCTCTGGATTTTC contains the following coding sequences:
- the LOC107422163 gene encoding probable aldo-keto reductase 2, whose amino-acid sequence is MAQVRRIKLGSQGLEVSAQGLGCMGMSAFYGPPKPDSDMISLIHHAINSGVTLLDTSDYYGPYTNEILLGKALRDGLRDKVEVATKFGISVKDGKREIRGDPQYVRAACEASLKRLGVDSVDLYYQHRIDTKVPIEVTVGELKKLVEEGKIKYIGLSEASAATIRRAHAVHPITAVQLEWSLWSRDVEEDIIPTCRELGIGIVAYSPLGRGFLSSGPKLLDELTKEDFRKNQPRFQPENLEHNKTIFERVNEMAERKGCTPSQLALAWVHHQGNDVCPIPGTTKIENFNQNIGALSVKLTPEEKAKLESFASKDVVKGERYATGIPTYKQSDTPPLSSWKAT